AGAAAATGCCCCAACCGGTGGGCTGGGGCATCGTCAAATTCACTAAATTACGGTCAGAAATCAGCGTTTATCCGCCACCAGCGCCAGCGCCTGCTCCAGCACCCGGATATCGGCCCCGGCTTTATGGGCGTTCTCGCTCAGGTGCCGCCGCCACTGCCGGGCGCCGGGGATCCCCTGAAACAGCCCCAGCATATGGCGGGTAATATGCCCCAGATAGCAGCCACGGCTGAGCTCGCGCTCAATATACGGGTACATGGCGCGCACCACGGCAACCGGATCGGCACAGCTTTCGGTGGTGCCAAAAATATCCCGGTCTACCGCCGCCAGCATGCCCGGGTTCTGGTACGCCTCGCGCCCGACCATCACCCCGTCCATATGTTCAAGGTGCGCGCGGGCCTCCGCCAGGGATTTAATGCCGCCGTTGAGCGACATGGTCAGCCCGGGGAAATCGCGTTTTAACTGGTACACCCGCGGGTAGTCCAGCGGCGGGATCTCGCGGTTTTCTTTCGGGCTTAAGCCGGAAAGCCAGGCTTTACGGGCGTGGATAATAAACGTCTCGCAGCCGCCCTTTTGGGCCACGGTGCCCACAAAGTCACACAGAAACGCGTAGCTGTCCTGATCATCAATGCCGATACGGGTTTTCACCGTCACCGGAACCGTGACCACCTCACGCATGGCGGCCACACAATCCGCCACCAGGTCCGCTTCGCCCATCAGGCAGGCGCCAAAGCGGCCATTCTGAACCCGGTCCGACGGGCAGCCCACATTGAGGTTTATCTCATCATAGCCGCGCTCTTCGGCCAGCCGGGCGCACTGGGCCAGCGCCCGGGGATCGCTGCCGCCCAGTTGCAGCGCCAGCGGGTGCTCTTCCTCGTTATAGGCCAGATAGTCGCCCTTGCCGTGAATAATCGCCCCGGTGGTGACCATTTCGGTGTACAGCAGCGTATTGCGGGATAACAGACGCAGGAAATAACGGCAGTGGCGGTCAGTCCAGTCGAGCATGGGCGCAACGGAAAAGCGCAGTGGCGCAAAGGCAGTAGCTTGGTTTTCTGGCAGCATGGTCACGAGTTGATAATCGGTTTCGGAAAAAATAGCGCGCTACTATAGCACAGAAATTATCCGCGTCAGCGGCGCGGCTTTTTCAGCTGATCCGGTTTACCGTCGTGAGCGCCGAAGAACTGCGGCGGATGATCTATCCAGCGATCGTGACGGGTGGCCGCATAGCCGGGGTTTAACGGGAAATAGGTCCGGTTATCCGGGTGGGGTGGCTCCTCCACCACCAGGAAGCGCACATCTTCCGCAGTGTTATTGAGGAAGGTATGGCACAAGCCGGTTCCCGGCACAAAACCGACACTATCCCCCGGGGAGAGCTCATGCAAAGAGCCGTTCACCCAGACCTGAGGATACCCCTCCAGCACGTAGATATAGAGCTCGTCACTGCTCTGGGCATAGGGGTATGAGGTGCGACGGCCCGGCGGCAGGCGAATGTGGGACACCCCAAGGCGGCGCAACCCCACATGGCGGGCAACCGGCGTGCTGATGGCAAATTTTTCGTCACTTCCCGGGTATCCCGCGTTATCCGGTCCTTCCAGAACGTGCCAGTGCTTAATGTAATCTGGTCGCTTCATGCTGCCATCTCCCGTTATGTCCGAAAAATAAGTATGGCAAAAATCGCGTTTGTCGGCGTTTTCCACAGCCTGTGATAAAGTAACGCTTTACCGGCAAAAAATATGAGGGTGCTGATGGACGCGACCACATCTCAATACGTGCTGTCACAGGCTGAAAAGCTGTGCGGGCAACGCAACGTACGCCTGACGCCCCAGCGTCTGGAAGTCCTGCGGTTGATGACGCTCCAGAACGGTGCCATCAGCGCTTACGATCTGCTGGATCTGCTGCGGGTTTCTGAGCCCCAGGCCAAGCCGCCTACCGTTTACCGGGCGCTGGATTTCCTGCTGGAGCAGGGTTTTGTCCATAAGGTTGAGTCCACCAACAGCTATGTATTGTGCCATCTGTTTGATCAACCAACGCATACCTCAGCCATGTTTATATGCGACCGTTGCGGTGTAGTAAAGGAAGAGTGCGCCCAGGGGGTTGAAGATATTATGCAGAGCCTGGCGGCAAAATCCGGGTTTGCGCTGCACCATAACGTGATTGAGGCGCACGGCCTGTGCGCCGCCTGTGTGGAAGTGGAAACCTGCCGCCACCCTGAGCAGTGCTCCCATGACCACAGTATTACGGTAAAAAAACGCGGCCGCAGTTAACCGGCAAACCACCTGTCCTGGCGCCACAGCCTGCGCCACATCCAGCCCAGCGACAGGCCGCGTAACGCCAGAAACACCAGCAGCGCCAGCCATAAGCCGTGGTTCCCGAGCCCGGGAAGGGCCAGCAGGGCCAGGCCAAAACCGGCGGCGGCTATCGCCATACTGTTGCGCATCTCGCGCCCGCGCGTGGCCCCGACAAACATCCCGTCCAGCAGGTAGCACCAGACCCCCACCAGCGGCAGCGCAATTTGCCACCACAGATAGTGGCGGGCCAGCTCACGCAGTGGGGTAATCGAGGTCAGCGCGTCAATAATCGCCCCGCCGCACAGGGCGTATGCCAGCGCAAAGCCCAGCGCCACCAGGCCCGCCTGGCGGCAGGCCGCGTACCATACGGTCAGCAGCTGGCTGCGGTCCCGGGCACCAAACGCCTGGCCCGAGTGGGCCTCCACCGCATAGGCAAAGCCATCCAGCGCGTAGGCGGTAAAGGTCAGAAAGGTCATCAGCAGGGCGTTTACCGCCACAATATCGTTACCCTGGCGGGCACCCAGTACGGTAATAGAGGCAAAACAGAGCTGGATCAGCAGCGATCGCAGCATAATGTCGCGGTTCAGCGCCAGCAGACGCCCGAGATCGCCGCGCCAGGCCTGGCGCAGCATGGCCGCAGACACGCCGCGCAGCCTGAGCACTTTCCAGGCCATCAGCGCGCCGGTCGCAAGCGTGGCGTATTCAGCCACAACGGTTGCCAGTGCGGCCCCCTGCACGTTCATACCGGCCCCGACCACCAGCCAGAGATCCAGCACAATATTGAGGATATTCCCCACCACCAGCAGAATAACCGGTGCCCGGGCATACTGCACACCCAGCAGCCAGCCCAGCAGCACCATATTCGCCAGTGCGGCCGGGGCGCTGAGCCAGCGGATCTCAAGGAATCGCCGGGCCTGGTGCAGCACCGCATCGCTGCCGCCCACCAGATGCAGCGCCAGATCAATAAGCGGCGCCCGGAACAGTAAAATCGCCACCCCGGCGACCAGGGCAATCAGTAGCGGCTGGGCCAGTGCCCGGGCCAGCCCGAGAGGGTCCCGGGCCCCGTAGGCCTGGGCGGTCAGCCCGGTGGTACTCATGCGTAAAAACAGCAGCAGCATAAACAAAAAGCTGGTTACCGTGGCCCCCACCGCCACACCGCCCAGGTAATCCGGGCTGTCCAGGTGGCCGATAACGGCAGTATCCACCAGCCCCAGCAGCGGGACAGTAACATTGGAAAATATCATGGGCAGCGCCAGGCGCCACAAGGCCCGATCCGCTGTAGAGAAGAACGTCATGAGATACCCGAAAAAGAGGCAAAACAACACCGTAGCGCCCCGGGGGCGCTACGGTCAGTCAGAAAAGAAGGGGTGGAATTACAGCCATTCACCGTTGCGGATAACCCCAACGGCCAGCCCTTCAATGGTGAAGTTCTGCTCGCGCAGGTCAACCACTATCGGGCTGAATTCGCTGTTTTCAGGCAGCAGCTGCACGGTATTGCCCTGTTTTTTCAGGCGCTTTACCGTTACTTCGTCGTCAATGCGCGCCACAATCACCTGGCCGTTGCGCGCTTCCTGGGTTTTATGCACCGCCAGCAGATCGCCATCCATAATGCCGATGTCTTTCATCGACATGCCGCTAACGCGCAGCAGAAAATCCGCACTGGGTTTAAACAACTGAGGATCGACCTGATAATGGCCTTCAATATGCTGCTGGGCCAGGAGAGGCTCACCTGCGGCCACGCGGCCAACCAGCGGTAAGCCCTCTTCTTCCTCTTCCTGCAGCAGGCGGATGCCACGGGACGCGCCGGACACAATCTCAATGGCCCCTTTACGGGCCAGAGCTTTCAGGTGCTCTTCCGCCGCATTCGGGGAACGGAACCCCAGGCGCTGGGCGATTTCAGCACGGGTCGGTGGCATACCGGTCTGGCTGATATGATCCCGGATAAGATCAAACACCTCTTGCTGCCTGGTTGTTAATGCTTTCATTCCGCCCCCTGGGTGTATATACAGTTATGCTGTGAGTATATACAGTCTTCGGTGATTTTGGAACCATACGGCCCGTAAAAAAACCAGCCACTTACCGGTTTTGCGAGGCTTAACGGAAATACTGCCAGAGCAGCACAACCCAGATAAACAGCGCCAGTAACAGCGCAAACAGCACCGCCGCCGAGGCCATATCCTTCGCCCGGCCAGAGAGCTCATGGTGCTCCAGACCAATACGGTCAACCACCGCTTCAATGGCGCTGTTGAGGATCTCTACGATCATCACCAGCACCAGAGAGCCTATCAGCAGGATCCGGGCGACCGGGTCAACATCCAGCCAGCAGGCGACAATAATCCCCACAATAGACAGCATCCCCTCCTGGCGGAAGGCCGCTTCGTTGATCCATGCGGCTTTGATGCCTTTCCACGAGTAACCTGCTGCTTTAATGATCCGGGTTAACCCGGTTGCGGATGTATTTGCCATGAAAAATGCCTTATGAAAAAAAGCCCGTTGTCGGGGGGCCGATTATATACTGTGAAAGTTTCTCATTAATACAGCCCGTTGCACACCGGTTATCCCCGCACCGCCACCCGGTCCGGCCCGGGAAAAGGCCGGGCGCGGTTGTGTGGCAAAAAGGGTCGCGACAGGGCACAGAAATCCACACTGTTTTCTGATATTCTTGCAGCGCATTTGCATGATTAACCCAGAGGCTTTACATCGTTTATGTCAGGCTGGCCAAGTATTTACTATAAGTTACTGAATTTACCATTAAGTCTGATGGTAAAAAGCAAATCTATTCCGGCGGATCCGGCTCCTGAACTGGGCCTGGATACCTCACGCCCGATTATGTATGTGCTGCCTTATAATTCCAAGGCAGACCTGCTGACGCTGCGTGCCCAGTGTCTGGCCCATGATCTTCCGGATCCCCTTGAACCTCTTGAAATAGACGGCACCGAGCTGCCGCGCTATGTGTTCGTCCACGGTGGGCCGCGGGTGTTCACCTATTACGCGCCAAAAGAAGAGACCATTAAGCTGTTTCACCAGTATCTGGATCTCCACCGGGCGAACCCGGATCTGGATGTGCAGCTGGTGCCGGTCTCCGTGATGTTCGGCCGCGCACCGGGCCGGGAAAAAGGGGAAGTGAACCCGCCGCTGCGGATGCTTAACGGCATTCAGAAATTCTCTGCCGTCTTCTGGCTGGGCCGCGACAGCTTTGTGCGCTTCTCGCCGCCGGTCTCATTACGCTGGATGGCCACCGAACACGGCACTGACAAATCCATCGCCCAGAAGCTGGCGCGCGTCGCGCGGATGCATTTTGCCCGCCAGCGCCTGGCGGCGGTTGGCCCGCGCCTGCCGGTGCGCCAGGATCTGTTCAATAAGCTGCTGGCCTCCAAAGCGATTGCCAAAGCGGTAGAAGACGAAGCCCGCAGTAAGAAAATTTCCCATGAGAAGGCCCAGCAGAATGCCGTGGCGCTGATGGAGGAGATCGCGGCCAACTTCTCTTACGAAGCTATCCGCATGAGCGACCGGATCCTCGGTTTTACCTGGAACCGCCTCTACCAGGGGATCAACGTCCATAACGCCGAGCGCGTGCGTCAGCTGGCCCATGAAGGCCATGAACTGGTCTATGTGCCCTGCCACCGCAGCCATATGGACTATTTGCTGCTGTCTTACGTACTGTATCACCAGGGGCTGGTGCCGCCACATATCGCTGCCGGTATCAACCTGAACTTCTGGCCCGCCGGGCCGATTTTCCGCCGCCTGGGGGCGTTTTTTATCCGCCGCACCTTTAAGGGCAATAAGCTCTACTCCACGGTCTTTCGCGAATACCTCGGGGAGCTGTTTACCCGTGGCTACTCGGTGGAATATTTCGTTGAGGGCGGCCGCTCCCGTACCGGCCGGTTGCTGGATCCGAAAACCGGCACCCTGTCGATGACCATCCAGGCCATGCTGCGCGGCGGTAACCGCCCGATAACCCTGGTGCCGATTTATATCGGCTATGAGCATGTGATGGAGGTGGGCACCTACGCGAAAGAGCTGCGCGGTGCCACCAAAGAAAAAGAAGGCTTTATGCAGATGGTGCGCGGCCTGAGCAAGCTGCGTAACCTGGGCCAGGGGTATGTTAACTTCGGTGAACCGCTGCCGCTGATGACCTTCCTCAACCAGCATGTGCCTGAGTGGCGCGAGTCCATTGACCCCATTGAAGCGGTGCGCCCTGCCTGGCTGACCCCGACGGTGAACAACATCGCCGGTATGCTGATGACGCGCATTAACAACGCCGGGGCCGCGAACGCCATGAACCTGTGCTGCACGGCGCTGCTTGCCTCCCGGCAGCGTTCGCTGACCCGCGAACAGTTAACCTCCCAGCTGGATTGCTACCTGGCGCTGATGCGTAATGTGCCTTACGCCAAAGACACCACCGTGCCCGCCCTCACCAGCGAAGCGCTCATCAACCACGCGCTGCAGATGAATAAGTTCGAGGTCGAAAAGGACACCATCGGCGATATTATTATTCTGCCCCGCGAGCAGGCGGTGCTGATGACTTACTACCGTAACAACATCATGCACATGCTGATCCTGCCTTCGCTGCTGGCGTCGATCATCACCCAGCACCGCAAAATCGCCCGCGGTGAGCTGCTGCGCCAGGTCGAAGTGCTCTACCCGATGCTCAAAGCCGAGCTGTTCCTGCGCTGGGACATCAGCGAGCTGCCGGGCGTGGTGGATAAACTGATCGCCGAGCTGGCGCGCCAGGAGCTGATTGCTGTGGATGACTCCCTGCTGCGGGTCACGCCAACCCACTCCCGGACGCTACAGCTGCTGGCCGCCGGTGCCCGGGAAACGGTACAGCGTTACGCCATTACCTTCTGGCTGCTGAGCGCTAACCCGTCAATTAACCGCGGGACGCTGGAAAAAGAGAGCCGGACACTGGCCCAGCGGTTATCCGTGCTGCACGGGATCAACGCCCCGGAATTCTTCGATAAGGCGGTGTTCTCAACCCTGGTGCTGACCCTGCGCGATGAAGGCTACATCAGCGATACGGGCGATGCCGAGCCGGATGAGACCCTGAAGGTCTACCGGATGCTGGCGGACCTCATCATGCCGGATGTGCGCCTGACCATCGAAAGCGACGCCCAGGACGCATAACCCGGGCGCTAAAAACAACACAGGCGGGAATTGTCCCGCCTGTTTTTTTACCGCGCGACTGCGTTCCCCTCAGAGGTGCAGATAACTCAGCACCAGGCCGATAAACAGCACCAGCCCCACATAGTTATTGTTCATAAACGCTTTAAAGCACAGCTCGCGCTCGCGACCGGCTATCAGCTTCTGCTGGTAGATAAACAGCGCACCGGCCAGCACAATGGCCGCGTAAAAGGCAAACCCCAGCCCGTTTATCCCGCCCAGCAGCACCATCAGCGCCAGCACCGCCAGCTGCAACAGCCCGATAATCAGCTTATCGAAGCGGCCAAACAGAATGGCCGTTGATTTCACGCCAATTTTTATATCGTCGTCCCGGTCTACCATGGCGTACTGGGTATCATAGGCCACCGCCCAGCAAATATTGGCCAGGAACATCAGCCAGCAGCTCAGGGGCACGGACTCGCTCACGGCGGCGAAGGCCATCGGGATAGACCAGCCAAACGCCGCCCCCAGAACCACCTGGGGCAGATGCGTGTAGCGCTTCATAAACGGGTATACCCAGGCCAGGGCCAGCCCCGCCACGGAGAGCAGAATGGTCATGGTGTTGAGGGTCAGCACCAGCAGGAATGACAACACCACCAGCACCGCGAACAGGATCCGGGCCTCTTTTTCCGTGACCGCGCCGCTGGGCAGGGGGCGATTGACCGTGCGTTTTACATGGCCGTCGAATTTACGGTCCGCGTAATCATTGACCACGCATCCGGCGGCGCGCATCAGCCAGACACCGGCCACAAAAACCGCCAGAATCGTCAGCGGCGGTGCGCCGGGGGTTGCCATCCACAGTGCCCATAATGTTGGCCAGAGCAGCAGTAACGCGCCAATGGGTTTATCGGTGCGCATTAACCGGTGATAAGCCAGCAGCTTGTTCTGCTTCAGACTCCACTCCATTTCTCTTCCTCTTCATACACAGGTGCAGCCGGCAGGAACAGCTCGGTCAGCAATAACGGTTTTCCTGACAGGCGCAGGCGGGAGCGCCGCCCCCACAGTCCTTCATTCTGCCCGGTCTGGATAAAATCCCGGGTCAGGGTTGATGATGTAAACAGATACCGGCCCAGAGGGGTCTCGCCCAGCTGTTTTAATGCCAGCTCCGGGCCATTAAGGGTGGATTCCGGCACCAGCGTGCGGCCAGCCAGCCAGGGCACGCCATCCCCGCACAGCAGGATCTCCCGCAGCCAGTAGCGCGGCTCCCCGGGCAGTAACGCCGACTCATCATCAGTCATTTCGGGCTGGCCGACAAATGCTTCACGCAGAATCACCACACTTACCTTGCGACACCGGGTCTCAAAGCGTTTGGTCATCGAGTCTTCCAGCAGCAACCAGTCAAGGGTAGCCGGGCTTGCGGTTGCGGGGAGCGAATCAAAATAGTGCAGCCCATAGAGCTGAGCCAGCGCAGGATGAGACATCATTCATCTCCTGGATAATACCTGGCAGCATTGTAACGCAGAAGCGGAAGAACGTGGTGAACATTGCAGGGGGTGAGCAGCATAAACGCAACAATCGCGCAACATACCACCCGAACAGATAAAAAAGGTGCGCCGCAGCGCACCAGTACCGCAAACATCAGCAATGTGGGGAAGACTTACCCCTTGCCTTTTACACTGCTGATAAACGTGGTGCGGGCGGAGGTTGAGCCCAGCCGCTCGGCTTCATTCAGCAGTTTCAGCGCCTTGTCGATATCGCCTCTGGCAACCGCGTCCTTAATTGCCTGATTAAAGTAACGTTCCGTGTCGTTCAGCATCGGCTCGCTTTTCACCACCGGCGCCGGGGCGGGCGCTGCCGCAGCCGGGGCCACCACCGCCGCCGTATTGCCCACAGTCACCGGGCTGGCAGATGAGGCGCCAAACAGCGGCCCCACCAGAATGCTGGAGGAGGAGTTAGTGCTGACTTTCAGTTTCAGCGTGCCCTGCGTAGCGTGGCGGGCTACCGGATCCGGAATATCCGGCACCGCGTTACCCACGCCTTTGGCATAGGCTTTGGCCGGGTCCAGCAGTGTGGTGGTAGTGCGGAGATCCTGTGGCGTGGTGAACACCAGGACATAAATTTTCTGCTGCCCCAGGGCCGGGGTCAGCTTCATCACGCCTTCCAGGCGATCGGCGGACATCACGCCCGGTGCCTGGTAGGTAAAATAGCTGCCCGGGAAATAGGCCGAAGGGGTCATATTCTGGTCGAGGATCAGCACATTCGGCACGAAGGCGAGATTGTTTTTAATTTCGCTGGTCAGTGTCAGCGTCAGCTCGCCAATATTCGCCGGTACACTGTAGGCGGCGACCGGGCCGGTGATCCCGGCCACATCCAGGGGCTGGCCTGCGCTGGCAAGCTCGGTGGTCTGGGTGCGTGACTGAAGCACCGGGGTCCAGTTCAGCTGCTGTAGCGCCGCCTGCGGGACAGCCGGAGCACCGGAGATATCCTGGGGCACAATGTTAACGTCCGCCAGGCTCACACCCGGGAGCGTGGCGAACAGCCCTGCGCTCAGGCAAAGGGCGATAAGACGTTTATTCATTTTCATTATTATTACCTCATGGGTCATAAAGCGTTTGCCAGGCAATAGCGCGCTTTATGTCAATCCGCGACGATACAGACAGAGGAGAGGCGCCGGGCGCCCCTCCCCGGGTTACGACACAGCCGGGCCGCTTACCACCAGATTTCCATCTGGGCGCCGAAGGTCCACTCGTCGTCGTTACCGCGACTGGAGCTCAGGAAGCCGTTACCGGACTTATCGCGGATGGCGACATTCGTCACGTCACCGCTGGCGTTTTTGGCATAGCCCCAGTCTTCATTCCACTTGGCGTAGGTGGCGAACACGCGGATCGCCGGGCGGGACCAGATGCTGTCGCCCGCCTGCCACTGCTGGGCAAGGGTGATTTTGTACTGGCTGTTGTTATCTTTGGTTTGCTGGGATTTGACATTGTCATAGCCCACTTCCAGCAGGGTGCTCATGATAGGGGTCCATTTGAACATCGGGCGCACACCCACCGTCCACCATTCGGTGCCCTGGCCGCTGTCCAGACTGGTGTTCTGGTACATCGCCACATACATCATGTCCCAGCGCTCTGCCAGGCTAACGGCACCGTGGTCCAGCACGCGGAACATATAGCCGTCGTTATTAATATTCTGGCGGGAATTCGGCAAGTCGCTGTTGTCTGCGAAATATGCCCCCTGAGACAGCCCTTTACCGTGGGTGGTCATGGCGTCCGTGGCGTACTGCAGCACAAACTTGTTGTAGCCCTTGAGCATGCTCTGGGTGTGCTCTGCGGTGAACATCCAGCCATTTTTTGAGGCATTGTCCGCCAGGTGGTAGCCGTCGGTATAGTTGGCGCGGCCGTAGTCGACACCCAGCTCCAGCACCCCGTCCGGGTTGGTTTCGATACCGGCTAAGCGCATATCAAAGGTGTCGTTGGCCGTTCTTTTGGTGGTGTCGTAGGTGTAATCATTACGAAACGAGGTCGAACCGCCGGACTCAGAAGAGCGGGTGGCCGCCAGGGAGAGCTTACCAAAGCCCAGATCGATATTTTCAATACCGGCACCAGGACCAGAAATATCCCAGTAGTAGAAGTCGATCATGTGGACGTCATGGCGCTGATAAAAGCGCTTACCGGCCCAGATGGTGGAGCCCGGCAGCCATTCAATCAGGTTTTTACCCTGGACGTTCGCTTCGCGGAAGGCCGGGGATTTATCTTCCCAGTCATTCTGCTGATCCACGGAGTAAGCCACGTTAGTGTCGAAATAGAAGCTCTTATCGCCCTCTTTCCACACTTCCTGGCCCAGTTTTAATTCAGCGTAGGTTTCACATTCGTTGCCAAGACGGTATTTACTTTGGGCACCGGTGGCCTGGAAGCACTGCTGCTCACCGCCACTGCCAGTCCAGCCGATACCGGAACGGGCATACCCATGAAAATCCACGGCCATAGCCTGGGCGGACATAATGCCCGCCGCAACGGCGACTGCCACCGGAAGTTTGCGCAGAGTAATCATCATTCTATCTCCTGAAATGATTAGTTTTTTTTGTTATCTGACTGCTATACACCCGGCTCTTTGTGTAACCGGCGGCAGGCAGTACCATCCTCACGGAACAGATGGCAACGCTCCGGCGGCAAGCCGATGGCGAATGTGGCGCCCTCTTCCACCAGCACAACATCGCTCTGGCGGTACACCAGGTTCTGGCGGATGGCAGGGATTTGAATATGGATTTGGGTTTCATTGCCGAGCTGCTCGACCACCTGCACCTCCCCTTCGAGGGTGACATCGGCGATATCGCTGGGTAACAGATGCTCCGGGCGGATCCCGAGGGACATATTGGCCCCCACCTGCACGCTGGCGCTCTCTACCGGCAGCCAGACATGCTGGCGGTTCGGCAACTCAACCTGGACCTGATCAATGGCGGTGGCGGTCACTTTTACCGGCAGGAAATTCATTTTTGGCGAGCCGATAAACCCGGCCACAAAGCGGTCCGCCGGGTAGTGGTACAGCTCCAGCGGTTTCCCCACCTGGGCTACGCGCCCGGCATCCAGCACCACTATCTTGTCGGCCAGGGTCATGGCCTCGACCTGATCGTGGGTAACGTAAATCATGGTGCGCTGCAGGCGCTTATGGAGGCGGGAGATCTCAATGCGCATCTGCACCCGCAGCGCCGCATCAAGGTTAGAAAGGGGCTCATCGAGCAGGAAAACCTCCGGCTCGGCCACAAGTGTGCGGCCAATGGCGACACGCTGGCGCTGGCCGCCGGAGAGCGCCTTCGGGCGGCGGTCCAGTAAGTGGGCCAGCTGTAGCACTTCCGCCACCTGATTAACCCGGTGGTTAATCAGCTCTTTTTTCGCCCCGGCCAGCTTCAGGCCAAAGGACATGTTTTCCGCCACGCTCAGATGGGGGTACAGCGCGTATGACTGGAACACCATCCCGACACCGCGTTGCGCCGGGGGCACATCGTTCATACGCTTGCCGCCAATCATCAGATCGCCACGGGTCACCGTCTCCAGGCCGGCAATCATGCGCAGCAGTGTCGATTTACCGCATCCGGAAGGGCCAACAAAGACCACAAACTCCCCGGCATCGATGTCCAGGTTGATATCCTTTGACACCACCACATCGCCCCAGGCTTTGGTGACATTTCTCAGCTGCACGCTCGACATCGCACTCTCCCTTACATCACAACAGCCACCTGACACAGGTGAAACCAGATGTTGGGCACTATGCGGCATGGTCGCTAATCAGAAATCCTCCACCCTTTGCTTTTTTATGGGGGAGGAGGCGGGAGGATGAGACAGACGGTTTTCGCCGCTCAGTTGGCTGTCTGTGGCGATTTTCGTGATCCCGGAGTCAAAAACCCCCCGTTTTTTTTGTGCGCTGACGCACATATTCGCCAGTGTTGTTACCGGGATCACATCCCTGTCTGCCGGGGCGTAGGGGGAAGGAGGATGAGAAGTGCTTGCCAGATAAGCAGACTGCCTTATGTAACGCCATTCACCTCTGTATTCACCTCTCTTCTTCAGGCTCAGGGGGCAGCGTGGGTAACACCTGCCGCGCCAGAAGATGAAAGTTATATAACGACCAAAAGGATGGACTGAATATGCATATCAAAACCGGCGCACGGGTTCTTGCGTTATCCGCACTGACCACCATGATGCTGTGCTCATCAGCGCTTGCCAAAATCGAAGAGGGCAAGCTGGTCATCTGGATCAACGGCGACAAAGGCTATAACGGCCTGGCTGAGGTTGGTAAACGATTCGAAAAAGATACCGGTATCCAGGTCTCTGTTGAGCACCCGGACAAGCTGGAAGAGAAATTCCCGCAGGTTGCCGCCACCGGTGACGGCCCGGATATTATTTTCTGGGCCCACGACCGTTTCGGTGGTTATGCGCAGTCCGGCCTGCTGGCCGAAATCACCCCGGATAAAACCTTCCAGGACAAACTGTACCCGTTCACCTGGGACGCAGTGCGCTACAACGGCAAGCTGATTGCCTACCCGATAGCGGTGGAGGCCCTGTCCCTGATTTATAACAAAGACCTGGTGGCTAACCCGCCCAAAACCTGGGAAGAGATCCCGGCACTGGATAAGACGCTGAAAGCCAAAGGCAAGAGCGCTCTGATGTTTAACCTCCAGGAGCCGTACTTCACCTGGCCGCTTATCGCCGCAGACGGCGGCTACGCCTTTAAGATGGCCAACGGGAAATATGACGTTAAAGATGTCGGCGTGAACAGCCCGGGGGCTCAGGCCGGTCTCACCTTCCTGGTGGACCTGATTAAAAACAAACACATGAATGCCGATACGGACTACTCCATCGCGGAAGCGGCCTTTAACAAAGGCCAGACCGCCATGACCATTAATGGCCCCTGGGCCTGGGCCAATATCGACAAGAGCAAAGTTAACTATGGC
This Shimwellia blattae DSM 4481 = NBRC 105725 DNA region includes the following protein-coding sequences:
- the malK gene encoding maltose/maltodextrin ABC transporter ATP-binding protein MalK, which encodes MSSVQLRNVTKAWGDVVVSKDINLDIDAGEFVVFVGPSGCGKSTLLRMIAGLETVTRGDLMIGGKRMNDVPPAQRGVGMVFQSYALYPHLSVAENMSFGLKLAGAKKELINHRVNQVAEVLQLAHLLDRRPKALSGGQRQRVAIGRTLVAEPEVFLLDEPLSNLDAALRVQMRIEISRLHKRLQRTMIYVTHDQVEAMTLADKIVVLDAGRVAQVGKPLELYHYPADRFVAGFIGSPKMNFLPVKVTATAIDQVQVELPNRQHVWLPVESASVQVGANMSLGIRPEHLLPSDIADVTLEGEVQVVEQLGNETQIHIQIPAIRQNLVYRQSDVVLVEEGATFAIGLPPERCHLFREDGTACRRLHKEPGV
- the malE gene encoding maltose/maltodextrin ABC transporter substrate-binding protein MalE — protein: MHIKTGARVLALSALTTMMLCSSALAKIEEGKLVIWINGDKGYNGLAEVGKRFEKDTGIQVSVEHPDKLEEKFPQVAATGDGPDIIFWAHDRFGGYAQSGLLAEITPDKTFQDKLYPFTWDAVRYNGKLIAYPIAVEALSLIYNKDLVANPPKTWEEIPALDKTLKAKGKSALMFNLQEPYFTWPLIAADGGYAFKMANGKYDVKDVGVNSPGAQAGLTFLVDLIKNKHMNADTDYSIAEAAFNKGQTAMTINGPWAWANIDKSKVNYGVALLPTFKGQASKPFTGVLSAGINAASPNKELAKEFLENYLMTNEGLADVNKDKPLGAVALKSYQTELEKDPRIAATMANAQKGEIMPNIPQMSAFWYAVRTAVINTITGRQSVDAALKDAHDRIVK